A window of Garra rufa chromosome 16, GarRuf1.0, whole genome shotgun sequence contains these coding sequences:
- the LOC141288141 gene encoding uncharacterized protein has product MAEARVSQDEFLCAVCLDLLKDPVTTSCGHSYCKSCITDCWDQEDQMRVYSCPQCRQTFSPRPALARNTMLAEVVEKLKKTKLTADCDAGAGDVECDVCTGRKYKAVKSCLMCLNSYCQNHLQQHESLFKGKKHNLTDATGRLQEMICQKHEKILEVFCRTDQKCICVLCTVIEHKNHDIVSAVEQRTEKQKQLKETQKTFQQRIQQREKDVQQLREAVESHKRSAQTAVEDSERIFTELIRSIERSRSELIRLIRDQEKRAVSRAEGRLERLEQEINDLRRRDAELEQLSHTQDHIQFLQSFQSLSAPPESTDGNDPFSPLFSFDVLSESVHQLRDKLEDFCKVELKKISDRVTFTNIVPRTRKDF; this is encoded by the exons ATGGCAGAAGCCAGAGTTTCTCAGGATGAGTTCTTGTGTGCAGTGTGTCTGGATCTTCTGAAGGATCCAGTGACCACttcctgtggacacagttactgtaagagctgtattacagactgctgggatcaggaggatcagatgagagtctacagctgccctcagtgcagacagaccttcagtccaagacctgctttagctagaaacaccatgctggctgaagtggtggagaaactgaagaagaCCAAACTTACTGCTGACTGTGacgctggagctggagatgtggagtgtgacgtctgtactggaAGAAAATACAAAGCCGTCAAGTCCTGTCTGATGTGTCTGAACTCTTACTGTCAGAATCACCTTCAACAACATGAGAGTTTGTTTAAAGGAAAGAAGCACAATTTGACTGAtgccactggacgactgcaggagatgatctgccagaaACACGAGAAGATCCTTGAGGTTTTCTGTCGCACTGATCAGAAATGTATATGTGTGCTGTGTACGGTTATTGAGCATAAAAACCATGACATTGTATCAGCTGTGGAGCAGAGGACAGAGAAACAG AAGCAGCTGAAGGAGACTCAGAAGACGTtccagcagagaatccagcagagagagaaagatgttcagcagctgagagaggctgtggagtctcataag cgctctgcacagacagcagtggaggacagtgagaggatctttactgagctcatccgctccattgagagaagccgctctgagctgatacggctgatcagagatcaggaaaagcgagcagtgagtcgagctgaaggacgactggagcgactggagcaggagatcaatgatctgaggaggagagacgctgagctggagcagctttcacacacacaggatcacatccagttcctgcag agtttccagtctctctcagcacctcctgaatcCACAGACGGAAATGATCCCTTCAGTCCTCTCTTCTCTTTTGATGTTCTGAGCGAATCTGTCCATCAGCTGAGAGACAAACTGGAGGATTTCTGCAAAGTGGAGCTCAAGAAGATTTCAGACAGAG tcacatTCACCAACATTGTTCCCAGGACCAGGAAGGACTTC
- the LOC141288142 gene encoding tripartite motif-containing protein 16-like: protein MTRSAAFNTFIPRRSRSEPEQTRVPGPFRSEEHRRTQKASVASCGWFQETARTEGKQTGSEGSDSDETTVSDESESRSELIRLIRDQEKRAVSRAEEQLERLEQEINDLRRRDAELEQLSHTQDHIQFLQSFQSLSAPPESTDRNDDPFSSLVSFDGLRESVHQLRDKLEDFCKEELKKISDRVTFTNIVPRTRKDFLQYSHQLTLDLNTVNKLLRLSERNRVITYTKTVQSYPDHPDRFDYYRQVLCRESVCGRCYWEIEWSGDGVFISVSYKSISRKGQGNECMFGYNNQSWSLDCRPSSYSFRHNNKQTVLPVKSISSRIGVFVDHSAGTLSFYSVSDTMSLIHTVHTTFTQPLYPGLWINYVGSSLKLCS, encoded by the exons ATGACGCGCTCAGCTGCCTTTAACACCTTTattcctcgaaggtccaggtccgAACCTGAACAGACCAGGGTTCCTGGTCCATTTCGTTCTGAGGAACACAGACGGacacagaaggctagtgttgcatcctgCGGGTGGTTCCAGGAGACGGCACGGACCGAGGGGAAGCAGACAGGATCTGAGGGAAGTGATTCAGACGAGACAACAGTCTCAGATGAATCAGA aagccgctctgagctgatacggctgatcagagatcaggaaaagcgagcagtgagtcgagctgaagaacaactggagcgactggagcaggagatcaatgatctgaggaggagagacgctgagctggagcagctttcacacacacaggatcacatccagttcctgcag agtttccagtctctctcagcacctcctgaatctaCAGACAGAAATGATGATCCCTTCAGTTCTCTCGTCTCTTTTGATGGTCTGAGAGAATCTGTCCATCAGCTGAGAGACAAACTGGAGGATTTCTGCAAAGAGGAGCTCAAGAAGATCTCAGACAGAG tcacattcaccaacattgttcccaggaccaggaaggacttcctacaat attcccatcagctcactctggatctgaacacagTGAATAAACTCCTCCGTCTGTCTGAGAGAAACAGAGTGATTACTTACACTAAAACAGTTCagtcgtatcctgatcatccagacagatttgattattatcgtcaggtgttgtgtagagagagtgtgtgtggacgctgttactgggagattgaaTGGAGTGGAGATGGTGTgtttatatcagtgtcatataagagcatcagcaggaagggacagGGTAATGAGTGTATGTTTGGATATAAtaatcagtcctggagtttggaCTGCCGTCCCTCCAGTTACTCATTCAGACACAATAACAAACAGACTGTTCTCCCTGTAAAGTCCatcagcagtagaataggagtgtttgtggatcacagtgcaggaactctgtccttctacagcgtctctgacacaatgagcctcatccacacagtccacaccacattcactcagccgctctatcctggCTTATGGATAAATTATGTTGGATCATCATTGAAATTGTGTTCATGA